The Desulfuromonas acetexigens genome has a segment encoding these proteins:
- a CDS encoding 4Fe-4S dicluster domain-containing protein → MAHLTSRSGYRLLEERLNRFPQGTTPSELLDRIFSLLFSDEEARRMAQLPLRPFSAARAARAWKIGLTEAEELLDRLASRMLLIDMEIYGERLFVLPPPMVGFFEFALMRTRDDLDQKLLSELYHQYIDVENDFIRNLFVGGDTQIGRMLVRESALSAEQSLHVLDYERAGAILRDAQHIGVGLCYCRHKKQHLGTACAAPLETCLSLNRAAGSLIRHGYARRIEVTEGLELLHRAQEAKLVQFAENVREDVNFICNCCACCCDALGAARRFAPLHPIHTSNFIAAVSEERCKGCGRCVAACPVDAITLATAQADGFGRKTARVDAARCLGCGLCPSSCPFTALRLDRRPQRVITPVNAAHRIVLMAIERGTLQHLIFDNQVLFSHRALAALLGAILKLPPVKRLLAGEQIRSKYLESLCRRWDG, encoded by the coding sequence ATGGCGCACCTGACCAGCCGCTCCGGCTATCGCCTGCTGGAAGAACGCCTGAACCGCTTCCCCCAGGGGACAACCCCCTCCGAACTCCTCGACCGCATCTTCTCCCTGCTCTTCAGCGACGAGGAAGCGCGCCGGATGGCGCAATTGCCCCTACGCCCCTTTTCGGCGGCGCGGGCAGCGCGCGCCTGGAAGATCGGTCTGACTGAGGCCGAAGAACTGCTCGACCGCCTCGCTTCGCGGATGCTGCTGATCGATATGGAGATCTATGGCGAGCGCCTCTTCGTGCTGCCGCCGCCGATGGTGGGGTTCTTCGAATTCGCCCTGATGCGCACCCGAGACGATCTCGACCAGAAACTGCTGAGCGAGCTCTATCATCAGTACATCGACGTCGAGAACGATTTCATCCGCAACCTCTTCGTCGGCGGAGACACCCAGATCGGCCGGATGCTGGTGCGGGAATCGGCCCTTTCGGCAGAGCAGTCGTTGCATGTGCTCGACTACGAGCGGGCCGGCGCCATCCTCCGCGACGCCCAGCATATCGGCGTCGGCCTCTGTTACTGTCGGCACAAAAAACAGCACCTCGGCACCGCCTGCGCCGCGCCGTTGGAGACCTGCCTGAGCCTCAACCGGGCGGCGGGCTCTCTCATCCGCCACGGCTACGCCCGCCGGATCGAAGTGACGGAAGGACTCGAACTGCTGCACCGCGCCCAGGAAGCAAAGCTGGTGCAGTTCGCCGAAAACGTGCGTGAGGACGTCAATTTCATCTGCAACTGCTGCGCCTGCTGCTGCGATGCCCTCGGTGCCGCCCGCCGCTTTGCTCCCCTGCATCCCATCCATACCAGCAACTTCATCGCCGCCGTCAGCGAAGAGCGCTGCAAGGGGTGCGGGCGCTGCGTCGCCGCCTGCCCGGTCGACGCCATCACCCTCGCCACCGCCCAGGCCGACGGCTTCGGCCGCAAGACCGCCCGCGTCGACGCCGCCCGTTGTCTCGGCTGCGGCCTCTGCCCGAGTTCCTGCCCCTTCACCGCCCTGCGTCTCGATCGCCGTCCGCAACGGGTCATCACCCCGGTCAACGCCGCCCACCGCATCGTCCTCATGGCCATCGAACGGGGCACATTGCAACACCTGATTTTCGACAATCAGGTGCTTTTCAGCCACCGCGCCCTCGCCGCCCTTCTCGGCGCCATCCTCAAACTCCCCCCGGTCAAACGCCTGCTCGCCGGTGAGCAGATACGGTCGAAGTATCTGGAGTCTTTGTGTCGCAGATGGGATGGCTGA